One Vibrio campbellii CAIM 519 = NBRC 15631 = ATCC 25920 genomic window carries:
- the rplA gene encoding 50S ribosomal protein L1 — MAKLTKRMRVIREKVDVTKEYEINEAVALLQELATAKFVESVDVAVNLGIDARKSDQNVRGATVLPHGTGREIRVAVFTQGANAEAAKEAGADIVGMEDLAEQVKKGEMNFDVVVASPDAMRVVGQLGTILGPRGLMPNPKVGTVTPNVAEAVKNAKAGQVRYRNDKNGIIHTTIGKANFSAEQIKENLEALLVALKKAKPSSAKGTFLKKVSISTTMGAGVAVDQASLNTQA, encoded by the coding sequence ATGGCTAAACTAACTAAGCGCATGCGCGTAATCCGCGAAAAAGTTGACGTAACTAAAGAGTACGAAATCAACGAAGCTGTTGCTCTTCTTCAAGAACTAGCTACTGCTAAATTCGTAGAGTCTGTTGACGTTGCTGTTAACCTAGGCATCGATGCTCGTAAATCTGACCAGAACGTACGTGGTGCAACTGTACTGCCTCACGGTACTGGCCGCGAAATCCGCGTTGCAGTGTTCACTCAAGGTGCAAACGCTGAAGCAGCTAAAGAAGCTGGCGCAGACATCGTTGGTATGGAAGATCTTGCTGAGCAAGTTAAGAAAGGCGAAATGAACTTCGACGTAGTTGTTGCTTCTCCAGATGCAATGCGCGTTGTAGGTCAACTAGGTACTATCCTAGGTCCTCGCGGTCTGATGCCAAACCCTAAAGTTGGTACTGTAACTCCTAACGTTGCTGAAGCGGTTAAGAACGCTAAAGCTGGTCAGGTTCGTTACCGTAACGACAAAAACGGCATCATCCACACTACTATCGGTAAAGCAAACTTCTCTGCTGAGCAGATCAAAGAGAACCTAGAAGCTCTTCTAGTTGCTCTGAAGAAAGCTAAGCCATCTTCAGCGAAAGGTACTTTCCTGAAGAAAGTAAGCATCTCTACTACTATGGGTGCTGGTGTTGCTGTTGATCAGGCTAGCCTGAACACTCAAGCATAA
- the rplK gene encoding 50S ribosomal protein L11, whose protein sequence is MAKKVEAYIKLQVAAGMANPSPPVGPALGQHGVNIMEFCKAFNAKTESLEKGLPTPVVITVYNDRSFTFVTKTPPAAVLLKKAAGVKSGSGRPNTEKVGTVTDAQIQEIAETKAADMTGADIEAMKRSIAGTARSMGLVVEG, encoded by the coding sequence ATGGCTAAGAAAGTTGAAGCTTACATCAAGCTACAAGTTGCAGCTGGTATGGCGAACCCAAGTCCACCAGTTGGTCCTGCACTAGGTCAACACGGTGTTAACATCATGGAATTCTGTAAAGCGTTCAACGCGAAAACAGAATCTCTAGAGAAAGGTCTACCTACTCCTGTTGTTATCACTGTATACAACGACCGTTCTTTCACGTTCGTAACTAAGACTCCACCTGCTGCTGTTCTTCTTAAGAAAGCTGCTGGCGTTAAGTCTGGTTCAGGTCGTCCAAACACTGAAAAAGTTGGTACTGTAACTGACGCTCAAATCCAAGAAATCGCAGAAACTAAAGCTGCTGATATGACTGGTGCTGACATCGAAGCGATGAAGCGTTCAATCGCTGGTACTGCTCGTTCAATGGGCCTAGTGGTAGAGGGTTAA
- the nusG gene encoding transcription termination/antitermination protein NusG, translating to MSEAPKKRWYVVQAFSGFEGRVAQSLREHIKMHSMEELFGEVLVPTEEVVEMRAGQRRKSERKFFPGYVLVQMIMNDESWHLVRSVPRVMGFIGGTSDRPAPITDKEADAILNRLEKASEAPRPRTMYEAGEVVRVNEGPFADFNGTVEEVDYEKSRLKVSVSIFGRATPVELEFGQVEKLD from the coding sequence ATGAGTGAAGCTCCAAAAAAACGCTGGTATGTGGTTCAAGCCTTCTCTGGATTTGAAGGTCGTGTAGCTCAATCTCTTCGCGAGCATATCAAAATGCACAGCATGGAAGAGCTATTCGGTGAAGTACTGGTTCCTACTGAAGAAGTAGTAGAAATGCGCGCGGGTCAGCGTCGTAAATCTGAGCGTAAGTTCTTCCCAGGGTACGTCCTTGTTCAGATGATTATGAACGATGAATCATGGCACCTAGTACGCAGTGTGCCGCGTGTCATGGGCTTCATTGGTGGTACCTCAGACCGTCCGGCACCTATCACAGATAAGGAAGCTGACGCTATTCTTAACCGTCTTGAGAAAGCGAGTGAAGCTCCTCGTCCACGTACTATGTACGAAGCGGGCGAAGTGGTACGTGTTAATGAAGGTCCATTTGCTGACTTCAATGGTACTGTTGAAGAAGTGGATTACGAGAAGAGCCGCCTGAAAGTGTCTGTATCGATCTTTGGTCGTGCAACACCAGTTGAGCTTGAATTTGGTCAGGTTGAAAAACTTGATTAA
- the secE gene encoding preprotein translocase subunit SecE gives MKANNAETPDSSNAADTFKWIAAFVLAAAAVVGNYLYGEMSVVVRAAGVVVLIAAALGVAATTTKGKAAISFAKESRMEVRKVVWPTRQETMQTTLIVLAVSIVMALALWGIDGIMVRLVALATGV, from the coding sequence ATGAAAGCAAATAATGCTGAAACTCCTGATAGCTCAAACGCAGCAGATACGTTTAAGTGGATTGCCGCTTTCGTATTGGCAGCGGCCGCTGTTGTGGGTAATTACCTGTATGGTGAAATGTCTGTAGTTGTTCGCGCTGCAGGCGTTGTTGTTCTTATTGCAGCTGCCCTTGGCGTTGCAGCAACAACGACTAAAGGTAAAGCAGCGATCAGTTTTGCAAAAGAATCTCGTATGGAAGTTCGTAAGGTTGTTTGGCCTACACGCCAAGAAACTATGCAAACAACACTGATCGTTTTAGCTGTAAGTATTGTAATGGCTCTAGCGCTTTGGGGTATTGACGGCATTATGGTTCGTCTAGTAGCTCTAGCGACTGGGGTATAG